From Bacillus basilensis, a single genomic window includes:
- a CDS encoding DUF4183 domain-containing protein, with protein MNRNDKLLLNNGMIGPENIGPTFPVLPPIYIPTGATGVTGVTGPTGVTGVTGPTGVTGVTGPTGVTGVTGPTGVTGVTGPTGVTGPTGVTGVTGPTGVTGVTGPTGVTGVTGPTGVTGVTGPTGVTGVTGPTGVTGVTGATGVTGVTGPTGVTGVTGPTGVTGVTGPTGVTGVTGATGVTGVTGATGVTGVTGVTGVTGPTGVTGVTGPTGVTGVTGVTGVTGPTGVTGVTGPTGVTGSTGPTGVIGPITTTNLLFYTFSDGEKLIYTDSDGIAQYGTTHILSPDEVSYINLFINGILQPQPLYQVSTGQLTLLDDQPPLQGSSIILQFIIIN; from the coding sequence GATAGGCCCAGAAAATATTGGACCTACCTTTCCGGTTCTTCCACCAATTTATATTCCAACAGGAGCAACGGGAGTAACCGGGGTAACAGGACCAACGGGAGTAACAGGGGTAACAGGACCAACGGGAGTAACAGGGGTAACAGGACCAACGGGAGTAACAGGGGTAACAGGACCAACGGGAGTAACAGGGGTAACAGGACCAACGGGAGTAACAGGACCAACGGGAGTAACCGGGGTAACAGGACCAACGGGAGTAACCGGGGTAACAGGACCAACGGGAGTAACCGGGGTAACAGGACCAACGGGAGTAACAGGGGTAACAGGACCAACGGGAGTAACCGGGGTAACAGGACCAACGGGAGTAACCGGGGTAACAGGAGCAACGGGAGTAACCGGGGTAACAGGACCAACGGGAGTAACAGGGGTAACAGGACCAACGGGAGTAACAGGGGTAACAGGACCAACGGGAGTAACAGGGGTAACAGGAGCAACGGGAGTAACAGGGGTAACAGGAGCAACGGGAGTAACAGGGGTAACAGGAGTAACCGGGGTAACAGGACCAACAGGAGTAACAGGAGTAACAGGACCAACGGGAGTAACAGGGGTAACAGGAGTAACAGGGGTAACAGGACCAACAGGAGTAACAGGAGTAACAGGTCCAACGGGGGTAACAGGATCAACAGGCCCAACTGGAGTTATTGGCCCCATAACAACAACTAACTTATTATTTTACACTTTTTCCGATGGAGAGAAACTTATATATACAGATTCAGATGGGATAGCTCAATATGGTACAACTCACATACTATCTCCTGATGAGGTTTCGTATATTAATTTGTTTATTAATGGAATACTTCAACCACAACCATTATATCAGGTTAGTACTGGTCAGCTAACTTTATTGGATGATCAACCACCATTGCAAGGTTCTTCAATTATTTTGCAATTTATCATTATTAATTAA
- a CDS encoding exosporium glycoprotein BclB-related protein, with the protein MKHNDCFGHNNCNPIVFSADCCKNPQTVPITSQQLSQLITLLNSLISAIAAFFANPSDANRLALLNLFNQFLIFLNSLIPSPEGNFLKQLTQSILVLLQSPVPNLGQLSTLLQQFYNALAEFFFALNLIPVSCDSNIDPATLQVLFGLLIQLINATPGATGPTGPTGATGPGGGATGPTGPTGPGGGATGPTGATGLTGATGPTGPTGPTGDTGLAGATGPTGPTGDTGPTGATGLTGATGGGAIIPFASGTTPAILVNLVAGTIGTGTLLGFGFSQPGVALLGGTDITLAAGIGDYAFVAPRAGTITSLAGFFSVLGGVSLGTTQVQIQILIAPAASNTFTAVGAPLLLSPTFAGIVIGATATGIAPLNIPVAAGDKILLYVSLTGASPIATINGFVSAGLNIV; encoded by the coding sequence ATGAAACATAATGATTGTTTTGGTCATAACAACTGCAATCCGATAGTTTTTTCAGCAGATTGTTGTAAAAATCCACAGACAGTTCCTATTACTAGCCAACAATTAAGTCAATTAATTACTTTACTAAATTCATTAATATCAGCTATTGCAGCATTTTTTGCAAATCCAAGTGATGCGAATAGATTAGCGTTACTCAATTTATTTAATCAATTTTTAATTTTTTTAAATTCCTTAATACCTTCTCCAGAAGGTAATTTTTTGAAACAATTAACTCAAAGTATTCTAGTTTTATTACAATCTCCAGTACCTAATTTAGGACAATTGTCAACATTATTGCAACAATTTTATAACGCCCTTGCAGAATTTTTCTTCGCTTTAAATCTTATCCCTGTATCCTGCGACTCAAATATCGATCCTGCAACTTTACAAGTTCTTTTTGGTTTATTAATTCAATTAATTAATGCTACTCCAGGAGCAACAGGTCCAACAGGTCCAACGGGAGCAACAGGTCCTGGAGGTGGAGCAACAGGCCCAACAGGCCCAACAGGTCCTGGAGGTGGCGCGACAGGTCCAACGGGAGCAACAGGCCTAACAGGAGCAACAGGTCCAACAGGTCCAACAGGTCCAACGGGAGACACAGGTCTAGCAGGAGCTACGGGCCCAACAGGTCCAACGGGAGACACAGGCCCGACTGGAGCAACAGGTCTAACGGGAGCAACAGGTGGCGGAGCTATTATTCCATTTGCTTCAGGTACAACACCAGCTATATTAGTTAACCTGGTAGCAGGAACTATTGGTACAGGAACTCTCCTTGGATTTGGTTTTAGTCAGCCTGGCGTAGCTTTATTGGGTGGAACCGATATCACATTAGCGGCAGGTATAGGTGATTATGCATTTGTAGCACCACGCGCAGGGACTATTACGTCGTTAGCAGGTTTCTTTAGTGTATTAGGGGGAGTTTCATTAGGAACTACTCAAGTTCAAATCCAAATATTGATTGCACCTGCAGCAAGTAATACGTTTACAGCAGTGGGAGCACCTCTATTATTATCACCAACATTTGCCGGAATAGTGATTGGTGCTACAGCAACAGGAATCGCACCTCTTAATATTCCAGTAGCCGCTGGGGATAAAATACTATTATATGTTTCATTAACAGGAGCTAGTCCAATAGCTACAATTAATGGATTTGTAAGTGCGGGTCTTAATATCGTTTAA
- a CDS encoding cupin domain-containing protein has protein sequence MTSNIDYTSPSTNFTYDLSKSNFFQKDAQNYINVLGVKQLNTLENTSLLDIYLSSSNVVEPHIHQNAAELVYCISGSAVVSLLNPFTNQILNLPIKPGQVANIPQAWWHYEVATADDTHLLAIFDAPTPEVIFGSDILRLTPTNMMAHTYCLDEQQWKQAVSPIQSTTVIGPPANCNQNRGPINPATHPPNPQQNLYYQDSYYFPLYWGY, from the coding sequence TTGACTTCCAATATCGACTATACCTCCCCCTCGACTAATTTCACTTATGATTTAAGTAAAAGCAATTTTTTTCAGAAAGATGCCCAAAATTATATAAATGTACTTGGCGTGAAACAATTAAATACTTTAGAAAACACTTCTTTATTAGATATTTATTTAAGTTCAAGTAATGTCGTAGAACCACATATTCATCAAAATGCAGCTGAACTTGTTTACTGTATTTCAGGATCTGCTGTTGTTTCTTTACTTAATCCATTTACAAATCAAATATTAAACTTACCGATAAAACCGGGGCAAGTTGCCAACATTCCACAAGCGTGGTGGCATTATGAAGTTGCTACAGCAGATGATACCCATTTATTAGCTATTTTTGATGCACCAACGCCAGAGGTTATTTTTGGTTCTGATATTTTAAGATTAACTCCCACAAATATGATGGCTCATACTTACTGTCTCGATGAACAACAATGGAAACAAGCGGTATCCCCTATTCAATCCACTACAGTAATTGGTCCTCCAGCAAACTGTAATCAAAACCGAGGACCTATAAACCCAGCAACTCATCCTCCTAATCCACAACAAAATTTATATTATCAAGATTCATATTATTTCCCTCTTTACTGGGGATATTAA
- a CDS encoding HD domain-containing protein has translation MSEVLLQKANYLQSNELKLLKKAIQFAEQAHDGQYRQTGEPYIIHPFAIAEILLNYKADITTVIAALLHDVVEDTEHSLDEIESYFGTTIRYIVNGLTKGKKQQDQKKTLYEAINFKKLLLASQQDIRAGIIKVIDRLHNIKTLNVKKTAKQVAYANETLTLFAPLAKRLGLYTIQYELENLAFQYLHKERYSKVLKLLTGYVPHLQKNITDLRKGIHSFYDTNLSFEISYEFPPIYTAYSQLQEVQNVSGVSQICITTTSVLDCYKILGMIHQLYKPTINYFEDNIALENNHFNSNLKTKINMNDTEQTIVIQTKFAKTLKNNGIFSLLNNGTVDVQAISYKIMNDTIVNNNLLTTDPIAFHNLVSYELFENTITAYTSDLQPIYLPNGATIIDFTFSAFPKSAHNMKKAKINGIPVPLKTKVSHFDVIEIHFGLKQNLALEWLNYANTAKAQLIIQQKLS, from the coding sequence ATGAGCGAGGTATTATTACAAAAGGCGAATTATCTACAATCTAATGAATTAAAACTTTTGAAAAAAGCTATACAATTTGCAGAGCAAGCACATGATGGACAATACCGTCAAACTGGAGAACCATATATTATTCATCCTTTCGCAATTGCAGAAATACTGCTAAATTATAAAGCTGACATTACAACAGTGATTGCTGCGTTATTACACGATGTTGTAGAAGATACAGAACATTCTTTAGATGAAATTGAATCGTATTTTGGTACAACTATTCGATATATTGTAAATGGATTAACAAAAGGAAAAAAACAACAAGATCAAAAGAAAACATTATATGAAGCAATTAATTTTAAAAAGTTGCTATTAGCCTCTCAACAAGATATACGTGCGGGCATTATTAAAGTTATAGATCGCCTTCACAATATAAAAACATTGAATGTTAAAAAAACCGCAAAACAAGTAGCATATGCGAATGAAACGTTAACGCTTTTTGCACCACTTGCAAAGCGACTAGGATTATATACAATTCAGTATGAATTAGAAAATCTTGCTTTTCAATATTTACATAAAGAAAGATATAGCAAGGTACTTAAATTATTAACGGGATATGTGCCACATCTTCAAAAAAATATAACCGATTTAAGAAAAGGAATTCATTCTTTTTATGATACTAACCTTTCATTTGAAATAAGCTATGAGTTCCCTCCAATTTATACCGCTTACTCACAATTACAAGAAGTACAAAACGTATCAGGAGTTTCACAAATTTGTATTACAACTACAAGTGTACTAGATTGCTATAAAATTCTTGGAATGATACATCAATTATACAAACCAACTATCAACTATTTTGAAGACAATATAGCACTTGAAAATAACCATTTTAATAGCAATTTAAAAACTAAAATCAATATGAATGATACTGAACAAACAATTGTTATTCAAACAAAATTTGCAAAAACATTAAAAAATAATGGTATTTTTTCTTTATTGAATAATGGAACTGTAGATGTTCAAGCAATATCTTATAAAATAATGAATGATACAATTGTGAATAACAATTTATTAACTACAGATCCAATCGCTTTCCATAATCTAGTATCGTATGAACTATTTGAAAATACCATAACGGCTTATACTTCAGATTTACAACCTATTTATTTACCAAATGGTGCTACAATTATTGATTTTACTTTCTCTGCATTTCCCAAAAGTGCACATAACATGAAAAAAGCAAAAATAAATGGTATACCTGTTCCACTTAAAACAAAGGTATCTCATTTTGACGTCATAGAAATCCATTTTGGTTTAAAACAAAACTTGGCATTAGAGTGGCTAAATTATGCCAATACTGCTAAAGCACAATTAATTATTCAGCAAAAACTATCTTAA
- a CDS encoding luciferase family protein, with product MSFSEMIRNEVLSWAGVSEKPHRFGGIEINYGKKELGHLHGDKLVDLPFPKLKRDELVNQGLVKAHHVLPESGWISYYIKSEEDIPFAIELFRMQYDRVQKNEVK from the coding sequence ATGTCATTTAGTGAAATGATTAGAAATGAAGTGCTCAGCTGGGCGGGTGTTTCTGAAAAACCGCATCGATTTGGTGGTATTGAAATAAATTATGGTAAGAAGGAACTTGGCCATCTTCATGGTGATAAATTAGTTGATTTACCATTTCCGAAGTTAAAGCGAGATGAATTAGTGAACCAAGGATTAGTAAAAGCACATCACGTATTACCTGAATCAGGATGGATAAGTTATTATATAAAGAGTGAAGAGGATATTCCGTTTGCAATTGAATTATTTCGAATGCAATATGATCGAGTACAAAAAAATGAAGTAAAGTAG
- a CDS encoding NAD(P)/FAD-dependent oxidoreductase, which produces MNTFDVAIVGGGLAGLTASIYLAKAGRKVIVLEKSSRFGGRGMTINKNGICMNLGAHALYRGGAAFLTFNELGMNLPGGIPSTKAQGIWKGDIFTIPTDFRSIVSTPLLSWLAKVQFSRLMIRLGNLDVGEVPKMSLTAWAENEIKDPMVRNIFYALCRTTTYTFAPTIQLASSVLKQIQLSVKEGVFYVDGGWETIITKLRDIANNVGVQFLANKHVLEIEHYEDKQRIHCFDNEVFEVGTVIVTTTPKEACNIIKGVEGTSLYRWSEQSVPVTVAALDIGLRRLPNPTHQFALGLDQPIFFTNQSRAAKLSEDGSIAVSLIKYHNPVLEMNHIHDDKEQLESTMELLHPNWKREVVAQQYLPKITVVYDFPHINRVETPGPNIPEMPGVYVAGDWAGHDEILADAAVASGKRAALHILKQYESEGVHRGNGAVI; this is translated from the coding sequence ATGAATACATTTGATGTAGCAATTGTTGGTGGTGGCCTTGCTGGATTAACGGCATCTATATATTTAGCGAAAGCTGGGAGGAAAGTGATTGTGTTAGAAAAGTCCAGTCGCTTTGGTGGTCGAGGGATGACTATAAATAAAAATGGGATCTGTATGAATCTTGGTGCACATGCCTTATATAGAGGAGGAGCAGCATTTTTAACTTTTAATGAGCTCGGTATGAATCTTCCAGGTGGAATACCATCTACAAAAGCACAGGGAATTTGGAAAGGGGATATATTCACTATCCCAACAGATTTTCGCTCTATTGTATCAACACCACTACTTTCGTGGCTTGCAAAAGTACAATTCTCACGTCTTATGATTCGTTTAGGGAATTTAGATGTAGGAGAAGTTCCAAAAATGAGTCTAACTGCATGGGCAGAAAATGAAATAAAAGATCCAATGGTTCGCAATATATTTTATGCACTATGCCGAACAACAACATATACGTTTGCTCCTACAATACAATTAGCATCTTCAGTATTAAAGCAAATACAGCTTTCAGTAAAAGAAGGAGTATTTTATGTAGATGGTGGCTGGGAGACGATTATAACAAAATTAAGAGATATAGCGAATAATGTAGGGGTACAGTTTCTGGCGAATAAGCATGTGTTGGAAATAGAGCATTACGAAGATAAACAAAGAATACATTGTTTTGACAATGAGGTATTTGAAGTAGGTACAGTCATCGTGACGACTACACCGAAAGAAGCTTGTAACATAATAAAAGGTGTAGAAGGAACAAGTTTGTATAGATGGAGTGAACAATCAGTACCGGTTACTGTTGCTGCATTAGATATTGGTTTGAGACGATTACCGAATCCTACACATCAATTTGCATTAGGGTTAGATCAACCAATATTTTTCACGAATCAATCAAGAGCAGCTAAATTAAGTGAAGATGGATCAATTGCAGTGAGTCTAATTAAGTACCATAATCCTGTGCTAGAGATGAATCATATTCATGACGATAAAGAACAGTTAGAAAGCACGATGGAGTTGTTACATCCAAATTGGAAAAGAGAAGTTGTTGCACAGCAGTATTTACCGAAAATAACAGTAGTATATGATTTTCCTCATATTAACCGAGTTGAAACCCCAGGTCCTAATATCCCTGAAATGCCAGGTGTTTACGTTGCAGGTGATTGGGCTGGGCATGATGAAATATTAGCTGATGCTGCAGTAGCAAGCGGGAAACGTGCAGCGTTACACATTTTAAAGCAATACGAAAGTGAGGGTGTTCATCGTGGAAACGGAGCAGTTATATGA
- a CDS encoding sigma-70 family RNA polymerase sigma factor, translating into METEQLYEAYQPLLFSLAYRILGSVMDAEDIVQDVFIALNNIEDLQSIENMKAYLCKMATNRSIDKLRSAAHKRNVYVGMWLPEPLVEESDEPSESFVMKESLSTAYLLLLQQLSEVERIVFILREVFSYEYEEIASIVDKSSVNCRKIFQRARKSILEKPKQSTLSTKKMAAYVEKFVSSLQCGDAQGMLEVLKTDAILKADGGGKVTTAIHPIYSADRIIRLFFGIAQRLTEEYTVDFKLVNGMPGVIVTINNKITYVLSFSFEDEKISNIYMMVNPEKLMHLNVKI; encoded by the coding sequence GTGGAAACGGAGCAGTTATATGAAGCGTATCAACCATTATTATTTTCGTTAGCTTACAGAATCCTTGGAAGTGTTATGGATGCTGAGGATATCGTTCAGGATGTATTTATCGCGTTAAATAATATAGAGGATCTTCAGTCTATAGAAAATATGAAAGCATATTTGTGTAAGATGGCGACAAATCGTTCAATTGATAAATTACGTTCGGCAGCGCATAAACGAAACGTGTACGTGGGGATGTGGTTACCAGAGCCACTTGTAGAAGAGAGTGATGAGCCATCAGAGTCATTTGTTATGAAAGAATCCCTTTCCACAGCATATTTATTACTTTTACAACAACTTTCTGAGGTAGAAAGGATTGTTTTCATATTAAGAGAGGTTTTCAGTTATGAGTATGAAGAAATAGCTTCAATTGTTGATAAGAGTAGTGTGAACTGTAGAAAGATCTTTCAACGTGCACGAAAAAGTATATTGGAAAAGCCGAAGCAATCAACATTAAGTACGAAGAAGATGGCTGCTTATGTTGAAAAGTTTGTATCATCATTACAGTGTGGGGATGCGCAAGGCATGTTAGAAGTATTAAAAACAGATGCGATATTGAAAGCAGATGGTGGTGGGAAAGTTACGACTGCGATTCATCCGATTTATTCTGCGGATCGAATTATACGTTTGTTCTTTGGGATTGCGCAACGATTGACAGAAGAGTACACTGTTGATTTCAAATTGGTAAATGGTATGCCAGGAGTTATAGTTACAATAAATAATAAAATAACTTATGTTCTTTCGTTTTCATTTGAGGATGAGAAAATTTCAAATATTTATATGATGGTTAATCCTGAGAAACTTATGCATTTAAATGTGAAAATATAA
- a CDS encoding O-methyltransferase encodes MKRMDTLDSLLFQLEQYGEEHDRNKKTREERLRNVSREMGQFLSILVKGCNAKNILEIGTSNGYSTLWIANAVEETNGNVTTVELSSERVGEALVNFEKANLLQRIDVHNQEAGAFLDSQLDHSFDFIFLDSERTQYMWWFEHIKRILEPKGLLVIDNATSHASELVEFIKMIEEDDTFETVLLAFQKGAFVARKNK; translated from the coding sequence ATGAAAAGAATGGATACGTTAGATTCATTATTATTTCAACTTGAACAATATGGAGAAGAGCATGATCGGAATAAAAAAACACGGGAAGAAAGATTACGGAATGTTTCTCGTGAGATGGGGCAATTTTTATCAATTTTAGTAAAAGGGTGTAATGCAAAAAACATTTTAGAAATTGGGACTTCTAATGGTTATTCTACATTGTGGATAGCAAATGCGGTAGAAGAAACAAATGGAAATGTAACAACTGTAGAGCTGTCTTCAGAACGAGTTGGAGAGGCACTTGTGAATTTTGAAAAAGCGAACCTTTTACAAAGAATCGATGTTCATAATCAAGAAGCAGGGGCATTTTTAGATTCGCAATTAGATCATTCATTTGATTTTATTTTCCTAGATTCAGAGCGTACGCAATACATGTGGTGGTTTGAGCATATAAAACGCATTTTAGAACCCAAAGGACTTCTTGTTATCGATAATGCAACTTCTCATGCGAGTGAATTAGTTGAGTTTATAAAAATGATCGAAGAAGATGATACGTTTGAAACGGTGTTATTAGCGTTTCAAAAGGGAGCATTTGTAGCGCGCAAAAATAAATAG
- a CDS encoding toxic anion resistance protein codes for MTELEKKEPVSIVKDNNVEVVVDTVIKDAELEELNKEADLYVQKLNSEQNTDLSKVLSQLGDLGDKEQQAAGQTLSALKRPVTAMMNGKNEEIPNTLLELRKVVSELDPNSLKASGMKKIMFKVFKKNPLETYVHKYQSIDKQIEEIIRSLLIGRDNLQEDTVGLEMLKEQSHDKIHALDKQVYLGRKLAGMLEAEKQNPERQRDIPLINDALEKILVRTRNMQQAKSVLLQSIASVDIIKKNNEKLTEAIRNAITMTQNVVTVSAAIQLALTNQRKTIDAVNATNEAIESMVLSNSQALKQNTEETTKLLENPAISMDKLRESFQNVFAAIEASEKSSERIIESSKKFVIELDTFNDEMKQKLIQRPRK; via the coding sequence TTGACTGAACTCGAGAAAAAAGAACCTGTATCGATTGTGAAAGATAATAATGTAGAAGTAGTGGTTGATACAGTAATAAAAGATGCAGAACTAGAGGAACTGAATAAAGAAGCTGATCTTTATGTACAAAAGTTAAATAGCGAGCAAAATACAGATTTATCGAAAGTATTGTCTCAGCTAGGAGATTTAGGGGATAAAGAGCAACAAGCAGCAGGCCAAACGTTATCAGCTTTAAAACGCCCTGTAACAGCGATGATGAATGGGAAAAATGAAGAAATTCCAAATACATTATTAGAATTACGAAAAGTAGTATCAGAGCTGGATCCGAATTCATTAAAAGCAAGTGGTATGAAGAAAATTATGTTTAAAGTATTTAAGAAAAATCCACTTGAAACATACGTGCATAAATATCAATCTATAGATAAGCAAATTGAGGAGATTATAAGATCCCTTCTAATTGGCCGTGATAACTTACAAGAAGATACGGTTGGTCTTGAAATGCTAAAAGAGCAATCGCATGATAAAATTCACGCTCTTGATAAACAAGTATACTTAGGAAGAAAGCTCGCTGGCATGCTTGAAGCAGAGAAACAAAATCCAGAGCGTCAAAGAGATATTCCATTAATTAATGATGCATTAGAAAAGATACTCGTACGTACACGTAATATGCAGCAAGCGAAAAGTGTGTTATTACAATCTATCGCATCTGTAGACATTATTAAGAAAAATAACGAAAAGCTAACAGAAGCAATACGTAATGCAATTACGATGACACAAAACGTTGTAACGGTTTCAGCTGCTATCCAGCTAGCATTAACAAATCAACGTAAAACCATCGATGCTGTAAATGCGACAAATGAAGCAATTGAATCTATGGTATTAAGTAATTCTCAGGCATTAAAACAAAATACAGAAGAAACAACAAAATTACTTGAAAATCCTGCTATTAGCATGGATAAATTACGTGAATCATTCCAAAATGTGTTCGCTGCAATTGAAGCATCTGAAAAATCATCAGAACGTATTATTGAGTCAAGTAAGAAGTTCGTTATTGAACTAGACACGTTTAATGATGAGATGAAGCAGAAACTCATTCAGCGTCCAAGGAAATAG
- a CDS encoding DUF3974 domain-containing protein — protein sequence MSFIQTVLLLLGTLLLIAFTVVVLVVYFGRKLYFSWTKPYKRAHDSLEKLSNKSLPFLQEFTQHPLFYRWIRTEGKKEQHTLNTLFCASGQRTREQVFSMLPKEKQKKVHVLAKTTKKLTNEDIDVAAMKVKDFLRQETQQTVKPTDLSFYKLYFYDRYPDALNTIQAYKRSINPSLQRTVDDITISVLNALPYYQEQRMFEQQHKLETFLMKDLTAMLSLVVQLPPSQRPEKEEELKIYLQNFQKEMEVVERDIRDSIDHDLNVKMRAATEKFKNK from the coding sequence ATGAGTTTCATTCAAACAGTACTATTATTACTCGGTACTTTGCTTTTAATAGCATTTACTGTCGTTGTATTAGTCGTATATTTCGGGCGGAAACTGTATTTTTCATGGACGAAGCCATATAAAAGAGCACACGATTCTTTAGAAAAGTTATCGAATAAATCATTACCGTTTCTACAAGAATTTACACAACATCCACTCTTTTATCGCTGGATTCGTACGGAAGGAAAGAAAGAGCAACATACATTAAACACTCTTTTCTGTGCATCGGGTCAACGTACGAGAGAGCAAGTATTCTCAATGTTACCGAAAGAAAAACAGAAAAAAGTACATGTATTGGCAAAAACAACGAAAAAACTTACAAATGAAGATATTGATGTAGCGGCGATGAAAGTAAAAGATTTTTTAAGACAAGAAACGCAGCAAACAGTAAAACCAACAGACTTATCGTTTTATAAATTGTATTTTTATGATCGATATCCAGATGCATTAAATACAATTCAAGCGTATAAACGTTCAATAAATCCTTCATTACAAAGAACGGTTGATGATATTACAATTTCAGTATTAAATGCATTGCCGTACTATCAAGAACAACGTATGTTTGAACAACAGCATAAACTTGAAACGTTCTTAATGAAAGATTTAACAGCGATGTTATCTTTAGTGGTGCAACTACCACCATCACAACGTCCAGAAAAAGAAGAAGAATTGAAAATCTACTTGCAAAATTTTCAAAAAGAAATGGAAGTAGTAGAACGAGATATTCGTGACTCGATTGATCATGATTTGAATGTGAAGATGAGAGCAGCGACTGAGAAGTTTAAGAATAAATAA